The Streptomyces avermitilis MA-4680 = NBRC 14893 genome contains a region encoding:
- the ruvB gene encoding Holliday junction branch migration DNA helicase RuvB: MNWDDTTDATADERLVGASADREDQAVEAALRPKDLDEFIGQEKVREQLDLVLRAARARGATSDHVLLSGAPGLGKTTLSMIIAAEMGAPIRITSGPAIQHAGDLAAILSSLQEGEVLFLDEIHRMSRPAEEMLYMAMEDFRVDVIVGKGPGATAIPLELPPFTLVGATTRAGLLPPPLRDRFGFTAHMEFYEPHELERVIHRSAGLLDVEIDSRGAAEIAGRSRGTPRIANRLLRRVRDYAQVKADGVITREIAAAALKVYEVDARGLDRLDRGVLEALLKLFGGGPVGLSTLAVAVGEERETVEEVAEPFLVREGLLARTPRGRVATPAAWAHLGLTPPPRATGGNGQGDLFGA, translated from the coding sequence GTGAACTGGGACGACACGACCGACGCGACCGCCGACGAGCGGCTCGTCGGCGCGTCCGCCGACCGTGAGGACCAGGCCGTCGAGGCCGCCCTGCGGCCCAAGGACCTGGACGAGTTCATCGGCCAGGAGAAGGTCCGCGAGCAACTCGACCTCGTCCTGCGGGCCGCACGCGCGCGTGGCGCGACCTCCGACCACGTACTGCTCTCCGGCGCTCCCGGCCTCGGCAAGACCACCCTCTCCATGATCATCGCGGCCGAGATGGGCGCCCCGATCCGCATCACCAGCGGCCCCGCCATCCAGCACGCCGGCGACCTCGCGGCGATCCTCTCCTCCCTCCAGGAGGGCGAGGTCCTCTTCCTCGACGAGATCCACCGCATGTCCCGGCCCGCCGAGGAGATGCTGTACATGGCCATGGAGGACTTCCGCGTCGACGTCATCGTCGGCAAGGGCCCCGGCGCCACCGCCATCCCCCTCGAACTGCCCCCGTTCACCCTGGTCGGCGCCACCACGCGCGCGGGTCTGCTGCCGCCCCCGCTGCGTGACCGCTTCGGCTTCACGGCACACATGGAGTTCTACGAGCCCCACGAGCTGGAGCGCGTGATCCACCGCTCGGCCGGCCTGCTCGACGTCGAGATCGACTCTCGTGGCGCGGCCGAGATCGCGGGCCGCTCCCGGGGCACGCCCCGTATCGCCAACCGTCTGCTGCGCCGCGTACGGGACTACGCCCAGGTCAAGGCGGACGGCGTCATCACCCGTGAGATCGCGGCGGCCGCGCTGAAGGTCTACGAGGTGGACGCCCGCGGCCTCGACCGCCTGGACCGCGGCGTCCTCGAAGCCCTGCTGAAGCTGTTCGGCGGCGGCCCGGTCGGCCTGTCCACGCTCGCCGTCGCGGTGGGGGAGGAGCGCGAGACCGTCGAGGAGGTCGCCGAGCCCTTCCTGGTACGGGAGGGACTGCTCGCCCGCACACCCCGTGGCCGGGTCGCGACACCGGCCGCCTGGGCCCACCTCGGCCTCACCCCGCCCCCTCGGGCTACCGGGGGAAACGGACAAGGGGACCTGTTCGGGGCGTGA
- the yajC gene encoding preprotein translocase subunit YajC: MNTLTLLPFIVLIGAMFLMTRSAKRKQQQAASMRNEMQPGAGVRTIGGLYATVKEVNEDTVLLDAAPGVDLLFAKNSIGAVLTDDEYNRIVHGIEHDLKTDGTVVPDDASSLTETDEPAADASSDASDDKPIDLGKKDAADDTADEPGKAKSDEAEPKKTDGETDAK; this comes from the coding sequence GTGAATACCTTGACCCTCCTCCCGTTCATCGTGCTTATCGGGGCCATGTTCCTGATGACCCGCTCGGCCAAGCGCAAGCAGCAGCAGGCCGCGTCGATGCGTAATGAGATGCAGCCCGGCGCCGGCGTCCGCACGATCGGGGGCCTGTACGCGACGGTGAAGGAGGTCAACGAGGACACGGTCCTCCTTGACGCCGCCCCGGGCGTCGACCTGCTCTTCGCGAAGAACTCCATCGGCGCCGTCCTGACCGACGACGAGTACAACCGCATCGTCCACGGCATCGAGCACGACCTGAAGACCGACGGCACGGTCGTGCCGGACGACGCCTCCTCCCTCACCGAGACCGACGAGCCCGCCGCCGACGCCTCTTCCGACGCCTCCGACGACAAGCCCATCGACCTCGGCAAGAAGGACGCGGCGGACGACACCGCCGACGAGCCGGGCAAGGCGAAGTCCGACGAAGCAGAGCCGAAGAAGACCGACGGCGAGACCGACGCGAAGTAG
- the ruvA gene encoding Holliday junction branch migration protein RuvA — MIAFVSGPVAALAPDSAVVEVGGIGIAVQCTPNTLSGLRMGREAKLATSLVVREDSLTLYGFVDDDERQVFELLQTASGVGPRLAQAMLAVHTPDALRRAVSTGDEKALVAVPGIGKKGAQKLLLELKDRLGEPLGTGGPAIGRAVTTGWREQLHAALIGLGYATREADEAVAAVAPQAEAAGGTPQVGQLLKAALQTLNRTR, encoded by the coding sequence ATGATCGCCTTCGTCAGCGGCCCGGTCGCCGCCCTCGCCCCCGACTCCGCCGTGGTCGAGGTCGGCGGCATCGGCATCGCCGTCCAGTGCACCCCCAACACGCTCTCCGGGCTGCGCATGGGCCGGGAGGCCAAGCTCGCCACCTCCCTCGTCGTACGCGAGGACTCACTGACCCTGTACGGCTTCGTGGACGACGACGAGCGCCAGGTCTTCGAACTGCTGCAGACCGCGAGCGGTGTCGGACCGCGTCTCGCCCAGGCGATGCTCGCCGTGCACACGCCTGACGCGCTGCGCCGAGCCGTCTCCACCGGCGACGAGAAGGCCCTCGTCGCCGTTCCCGGCATCGGCAAGAAGGGCGCCCAGAAGCTGCTGCTGGAGCTGAAGGACCGGCTCGGCGAGCCCCTCGGCACCGGTGGCCCGGCGATCGGCAGGGCCGTCACCACCGGCTGGCGCGAGCAGCTGCACGCCGCGCTGATCGGCCTCGGGTACGCGACCCGGGAGGCCGACGAGGCGGTCGCCGCGGTCGCCCCCCAGGCCGAGGCCGCCGGGGGCACACCCCAGGTGGGACAGCTGCTGAAGGCCGCCCTGCAGACCCTGAACCGGACCCGCTGA